One Myxococcales bacterium DNA segment encodes these proteins:
- a CDS encoding hemerythrin domain-containing protein gives MTVSLLGTATGAAMGALGAGPTGALAGGTLGGLAGLLAGKVLEDGEARVSARTRALDATIGVSGGDMGASEVASSRLSRPSGASGPGWLLRRDHLRLEQNFTWLRQSVDEELWPDVFKHWMTFEHRLLAHFATEEEDLFPELARTIPDEVRVLVREHAQLRALLRELKLDVASQVVGASAMDGLMDALRAHTAREDEVAYRSPPRSRASPSTSR, from the coding sequence ATGACCGTTAGCCTGCTCGGCACCGCCACGGGCGCGGCCATGGGCGCGCTCGGTGCGGGACCGACCGGCGCGCTCGCCGGCGGCACGCTCGGCGGTCTCGCGGGGCTGCTCGCAGGAAAGGTGCTCGAAGACGGCGAAGCGCGCGTCTCGGCGCGAACACGCGCCCTCGACGCGACCATCGGCGTCAGCGGTGGCGACATGGGGGCCAGCGAAGTGGCCTCGTCGCGTCTCTCACGCCCGTCGGGAGCGTCGGGACCTGGATGGCTCTTGCGACGTGATCACCTACGCCTCGAGCAAAACTTCACGTGGCTACGCCAGAGCGTCGACGAAGAACTGTGGCCCGACGTCTTCAAGCATTGGATGACCTTCGAGCACCGGCTCCTCGCGCACTTCGCGACGGAGGAGGAGGACTTGTTCCCTGAGCTTGCGCGAACCATCCCCGACGAGGTGCGCGTGCTGGTGCGCGAACACGCGCAGCTGCGGGCGCTCCTTCGCGAGCTCAAGCTCGACGTGGCGTCGCAGGTCGTGGGCGCCAGCGCCATGGACGGTCTCATGGACGCCCTCCGCGCCCACACGGCGCGCGAGGACGAGGTGGCCTACCGATCGCCACCGCGCTCCCGAGCGTCGCCATCGACGTCGAGATGA
- a CDS encoding crotonase/enoyl-CoA hydratase family protein, which produces MTLRVERKGPVFTVVLSRPERKNAVDRATAHALSRVMDEFEADEGASVAVLYGEGGTFCAGADLKAVSEGNLNDLDPDGPGPLGPTRRTFSKPLIAAVEGHAVAGGLELSLLCDLRVAAESAVFGVFCRRWGVPLIDGGTVRLPRVVGHGRAMDMILTGRPVGAREALAIGLANRVVPDGTAREAAEALALEIASFPAICMRADRMSAIHQWDLDLDAALRAEGRGGTPALHAEAGAGAARFAGGEGRHGRFE; this is translated from the coding sequence GTGACCCTTCGCGTCGAGCGGAAGGGGCCCGTCTTCACGGTGGTCCTCTCGCGGCCCGAGCGAAAGAACGCCGTCGACCGCGCCACCGCGCACGCGCTCTCGCGGGTGATGGACGAGTTCGAGGCCGACGAAGGGGCGAGCGTCGCCGTCCTCTACGGAGAGGGCGGCACGTTTTGCGCCGGGGCCGACCTCAAGGCGGTCTCGGAGGGCAACCTCAACGACCTCGATCCCGACGGCCCCGGTCCCCTCGGCCCGACGCGCCGCACCTTCTCGAAGCCGCTCATCGCCGCCGTGGAAGGTCACGCCGTCGCTGGCGGGCTCGAACTGTCCTTGCTGTGCGATCTCAGGGTCGCCGCCGAGAGCGCTGTCTTCGGCGTCTTCTGTCGTCGTTGGGGCGTGCCGCTCATCGACGGCGGGACGGTGCGGCTGCCGCGCGTCGTCGGCCACGGCCGTGCCATGGACATGATCCTCACCGGCCGCCCCGTCGGGGCGCGCGAGGCCCTCGCCATCGGCCTCGCCAACCGCGTGGTGCCCGATGGCACGGCGCGCGAGGCCGCGGAGGCCTTGGCCCTCGAGATCGCGAGTTTTCCTGCAATCTGCATGCGCGCCGATCGCATGAGCGCCATCCATCAATGGGACCTCGACCTCGACGCCGCGCTTCGCGCCGAGGGGCGCGGCGGCACGCCGGCGCTCCACGCCGAAGCTGGCGCCGGCGCCGCGCGCTTCGCCGGCGGCGAGGGGCGACACGGCCGCTTCGAGTAG
- a CDS encoding NAD-dependent epimerase/dehydratase family protein, translating into MSSNPPVVLVTGANGEIGRALLPRLREGNRYRVVTVDLTPLPEAYRHYCVETYAGNILDRYLLDQVAAHHEIEVVFHLAALLSTRGERDPELAHQINVEGTLHLLRVSQAQSQRLGRPVKFIFPSSIAVYGLPSTDEKKRVGRVQEEQWNMPITMYGCNKLYCEHLGRYFTNFFRQMGALSTAARLDFRSLRFPGLISAETVPTGGTSDFGPEMLHSAARGEAYKCFVGPDARIPFMIMPDAVDALMQLLEADRERLKESAYNIAGFSASASQIAARVKQSFPRAHISYEPDVARARIVDSWPEDLDDSRAARDWDFKANYDFDRAFDEYLVPSVLSRYGTQSARPGPKP; encoded by the coding sequence ATGAGCAGCAATCCCCCCGTCGTTCTCGTCACCGGCGCCAATGGCGAGATTGGCCGCGCCCTCCTCCCCCGCCTCCGTGAAGGCAACCGTTACCGCGTCGTCACGGTCGACCTCACGCCGTTGCCCGAGGCGTACCGCCACTACTGCGTCGAAACCTACGCCGGCAACATCCTCGATCGGTACCTCCTCGACCAGGTCGCAGCCCACCACGAGATCGAGGTCGTCTTCCACCTGGCGGCGCTGCTCTCGACGCGCGGCGAGCGCGATCCCGAGCTGGCGCACCAGATCAACGTCGAAGGTACGCTCCACCTCTTGCGCGTGTCGCAAGCTCAGTCGCAACGGCTCGGGCGGCCCGTAAAGTTCATCTTCCCGAGCTCCATCGCGGTCTACGGCCTTCCGTCGACCGACGAGAAGAAGCGCGTGGGCCGCGTGCAAGAAGAGCAGTGGAACATGCCGATTACGATGTACGGCTGCAACAAGCTCTACTGCGAGCACCTGGGCCGCTACTTCACGAACTTCTTCCGCCAGATGGGCGCCCTCTCGACGGCGGCGCGCCTCGACTTCCGCTCGCTGCGCTTCCCCGGCCTCATCTCCGCCGAGACGGTCCCGACGGGCGGCACCAGCGACTTCGGTCCCGAGATGCTCCACTCGGCGGCACGAGGCGAAGCCTACAAATGCTTCGTCGGCCCCGATGCGCGCATTCCCTTCATGATCATGCCCGACGCCGTCGACGCGCTGATGCAGCTCCTGGAGGCCGACCGCGAGCGCCTGAAGGAGTCTGCGTACAACATCGCCGGCTTCAGCGCTTCGGCGAGCCAGATCGCGGCGCGCGTGAAGCAGAGCTTCCCGAGGGCGCACATCAGCTACGAGCCCGACGTCGCCCGCGCGCGGATCGTCGACTCTTGGCCGGAAGATCTCGACGACTCGCGGGCGGCTCGCGACTGGGACTTCAAGGCCAACTACGACTTTGACCGCGCCTTCGACGAATACCTCGTGCCCTCGGTGCTCTCGCGTTACGGGACGCAGAGCGCGAGGCCGGGACCGAAGCCGTGA
- the kbl gene encoding glycine C-acetyltransferase, giving the protein MWTRAKDIYQASLDEIRAGGLTKSERTIVGPQGAEIAVADGDKKSSVLNFCANNYLGLSSHPEVLAAAHRALETHGYGMSSVRFICGTQDLHKQLEAGVSKFFGTDDTILYSSCFDANGGLFETLLGEEDAIISDALNHASIIDGIRLCKAERHRYPNGDMEALEAALKATQGKRLRLIATDGVFSMDGYLAKLDVVCDLAERYDAMVMVDDSHASGFIGKTGRGTPEHFGVASRVDVMTSTLGKALGGAAGGFTTGKKEIIELLRQRSRPYLFSNSIPPVVAGASLAVLGLLGKSTELRDRVMANALQFRKGMSAAGFEIKEGIHPIVPVMLGDARLAQTMAAELLGEGIYVIGFSFPVVPKGQARIRVQLSADHTPAQIDRAIAAFARVGKKLGVVK; this is encoded by the coding sequence ATGTGGACGCGCGCAAAAGACATCTACCAAGCGAGCCTCGATGAAATCCGCGCCGGCGGCCTCACCAAATCGGAGCGAACGATCGTCGGGCCCCAGGGGGCCGAGATCGCCGTCGCCGACGGGGACAAGAAGAGCTCGGTCCTGAACTTCTGCGCCAACAACTACCTCGGACTGTCGTCGCATCCCGAGGTGCTAGCGGCGGCCCACCGGGCTCTCGAGACGCACGGCTACGGCATGAGCTCGGTGCGCTTCATTTGCGGGACGCAAGATCTCCACAAGCAGCTCGAGGCCGGCGTCTCGAAGTTCTTCGGCACCGACGACACGATCCTCTACAGCTCCTGCTTTGACGCCAACGGCGGCCTCTTCGAGACGCTGCTCGGGGAAGAGGACGCGATCATCTCGGACGCCCTCAACCACGCGTCGATCATCGACGGCATTCGTTTGTGCAAGGCCGAGCGTCACAGGTACCCGAACGGCGACATGGAGGCGCTCGAGGCGGCGCTTAAGGCGACACAAGGCAAGCGGCTCCGCCTCATCGCCACCGACGGCGTCTTCTCCATGGACGGCTACCTCGCGAAGCTCGACGTCGTCTGCGATCTCGCCGAGCGCTACGACGCGATGGTGATGGTCGACGACTCTCACGCGAGCGGCTTCATCGGCAAGACGGGACGCGGGACGCCGGAGCACTTCGGCGTTGCGTCGCGCGTCGACGTCATGACGTCGACCTTGGGGAAGGCGCTTGGCGGCGCCGCCGGCGGCTTTACCACGGGCAAGAAGGAGATCATCGAGCTCTTGCGCCAGCGCTCGCGGCCGTATCTCTTTTCCAATTCCATCCCGCCGGTCGTCGCTGGCGCGTCGCTCGCCGTTCTCGGCTTGCTCGGGAAGTCGACCGAGCTCCGTGATCGGGTGATGGCGAACGCGCTCCAGTTCCGCAAGGGCATGTCGGCAGCGGGCTTTGAGATCAAAGAGGGCATTCACCCCATCGTGCCGGTGATGCTCGGGGATGCCCGGCTCGCGCAGACGATGGCCGCGGAGCTGCTCGGCGAAGGCATCTACGTCATCGGGTTCTCGTTCCCCGTGGTGCCCAAGGGACAGGCGCGCATCCGCGTGCAGCTCTCGGCGGACCACACGCCGGCGCAGATCGACCGCGCCATCGCGGCGTTCGCGAGGGTCGGCAAGAAGCTCGGCGTGGTGAAGTAG
- a CDS encoding HEAT repeat domain-containing protein — protein MARFAPDETPQSVLSDVGRVDWAHLWHLRGAATNVPALLAELASGTSRDERRQALRTLGGIVLPFYDGIDGAVCEVTSYVVPFVARLAAANAPDASDLLALLRRIAVIAWDRPPLAPRPGPRVAAAVWSRAMAQLLSRPGPPRPPEHAVARFAAMATGAAGALMRHFDPVGAEAAYGHRTHEALVASLPRVFRLLGHDDAEVRSEAARLLERLAQSACRPSDMALRIVGHLEDQRDEAVVAHLVLALGHIGDRHARPVLDALQGAVDPLVRILAALGTPGHEDALGDASARLDVLVGALVAPASLAERYEHATGRPMTADVNHALLEKRGDAALAQKLLAAIRGTRDPSSAKPLLDVVLELVFDDRPAGSAPLAGATLSRDQQFVLARIYEGPSDPELHARLVAKGLPVDGRTLLAMTRLN, from the coding sequence ATGGCTCGCTTCGCTCCGGACGAGACGCCGCAGTCTGTCCTCTCCGACGTTGGGCGTGTCGACTGGGCTCACCTCTGGCACCTGCGAGGCGCCGCCACGAACGTTCCCGCGCTGCTCGCAGAGCTTGCCAGCGGCACGTCGCGCGACGAGCGCCGCCAGGCGCTACGGACCCTCGGGGGCATCGTCCTTCCCTTCTACGACGGCATCGACGGCGCGGTCTGCGAAGTGACGAGCTACGTGGTTCCGTTTGTCGCAAGGCTCGCCGCCGCCAACGCGCCCGACGCGAGCGATCTCTTGGCGTTGCTCCGGCGCATCGCCGTCATCGCTTGGGACCGGCCGCCGCTCGCACCGCGGCCCGGGCCCAGGGTCGCGGCGGCGGTTTGGTCACGCGCCATGGCGCAGCTCCTCTCCCGACCTGGACCGCCGCGACCGCCGGAGCATGCCGTGGCGCGCTTCGCCGCGATGGCCACCGGCGCGGCTGGTGCGCTGATGAGGCACTTCGATCCCGTCGGCGCCGAAGCCGCGTATGGTCACCGCACCCACGAGGCGCTCGTAGCTTCCCTTCCCCGCGTGTTTCGCTTGCTCGGCCACGACGACGCGGAGGTGCGGTCCGAGGCGGCGCGACTCCTCGAACGCCTTGCGCAGTCGGCGTGTCGACCATCCGACATGGCGCTCCGCATCGTGGGGCACCTCGAGGACCAACGCGACGAAGCGGTCGTTGCTCATCTGGTCCTCGCGCTCGGCCACATCGGCGACCGCCACGCGAGGCCGGTGCTCGATGCGCTGCAGGGGGCCGTGGATCCTTTGGTGCGCATCCTCGCCGCCTTGGGCACGCCAGGACACGAAGACGCGCTGGGGGACGCCTCGGCGCGCCTCGATGTCCTGGTCGGCGCGCTCGTGGCGCCCGCGTCGCTGGCGGAGCGCTACGAACACGCGACCGGTCGTCCCATGACCGCCGACGTCAATCACGCGCTCTTGGAGAAGCGCGGCGACGCGGCGCTCGCGCAGAAGCTCCTCGCGGCCATCCGCGGGACGCGCGACCCCAGCTCTGCGAAGCCACTCCTCGACGTCGTCCTTGAGCTCGTCTTCGACGACCGACCGGCCGGCTCGGCACCGCTCGCCGGCGCAACCCTGTCGCGCGATCAACAGTTCGTCCTCGCCCGCATTTACGAGGGCCCGAGCGATCCCGAACTCCACGCGCGCCTCGTGGCCAAGGGTCTGCCCGTCGACGGGCGAACGTTGCTCGCGATGACGCGGCTCAACTGA
- a CDS encoding trypsin-like peptidase domain-containing protein, protein MRFSAGRALGVTCIVLTLSGAAACRRRPAPAVAEAAPPLAALPPTAGGPTAPVSPSPIAPLSPNARTEDERNTVAIFREAAPSTVFVTQKQRVATDPFGFDTEEVTAGSGSGFIWDAQGHIVTNFHVVQGGRGTSLTVTFFNQREVPAKVVGVEPRKDIAVLKVTAPADMLKPLRVPQTFGLEVGQKTVAIGNPFGLDHTLTTGVISALGRQVQGIGGVAIRDMVQTDAAINPGNSGGPLLDSGGQLIGMNTVIFSKSGASAGIGFAVPVSTIARVVPQLIARGKADSIGLGLNILQRGVANVRGVVVLGVPAGSPAERAGFRPARRLANGDIDADIIVGIDGKKIDNYDDLYSALDAHKAGDKVDVAVRRGEQVVTLKAEAILLNER, encoded by the coding sequence ATGAGGTTCTCCGCGGGTCGGGCGCTAGGAGTCACGTGCATCGTTCTCACGCTGTCGGGGGCCGCGGCCTGTCGTCGCCGCCCGGCTCCCGCCGTAGCAGAAGCCGCGCCGCCGCTGGCTGCGCTTCCGCCTACTGCCGGCGGCCCCACGGCGCCCGTGAGCCCGTCACCGATCGCGCCCCTCTCTCCCAACGCGCGCACCGAAGACGAACGCAACACCGTCGCGATCTTTCGCGAGGCGGCGCCGTCGACGGTCTTCGTCACGCAGAAGCAACGCGTGGCGACCGATCCCTTCGGTTTCGACACCGAGGAGGTCACGGCGGGCTCCGGCAGCGGCTTCATCTGGGACGCGCAGGGGCACATCGTGACCAACTTCCACGTCGTCCAAGGCGGCCGCGGCACGTCGCTCACGGTGACCTTCTTCAACCAGCGCGAGGTGCCCGCGAAGGTCGTCGGCGTCGAGCCTCGCAAAGACATCGCGGTGCTCAAGGTGACGGCACCGGCCGACATGCTCAAGCCGCTGCGTGTGCCGCAGACGTTTGGCCTCGAGGTCGGCCAGAAGACCGTCGCCATCGGCAATCCCTTTGGCCTCGATCACACGCTCACGACGGGTGTCATCAGCGCCCTCGGGCGTCAGGTGCAAGGCATCGGCGGCGTGGCCATTCGCGACATGGTCCAGACTGACGCCGCCATCAACCCGGGCAACTCCGGCGGTCCTCTCTTGGACTCGGGCGGGCAGCTCATCGGGATGAACACGGTCATCTTCTCCAAGAGCGGCGCGTCGGCGGGCATCGGTTTCGCCGTCCCCGTCAGCACCATCGCGCGCGTCGTCCCGCAGCTCATCGCGCGAGGAAAAGCCGACTCCATTGGCCTGGGCCTCAACATCCTTCAGCGCGGCGTCGCGAACGTGCGCGGCGTCGTGGTCCTAGGCGTCCCCGCTGGGAGCCCAGCGGAGCGAGCAGGCTTTCGTCCGGCGAGGCGCCTCGCCAACGGCGACATCGACGCCGACATCATCGTCGGCATCGACGGCAAGAAGATCGACAACTACGACGATCTCTACAGCGCGCTCGACGCGCACAAGGCGGGCGACAAGGTCGACGTCGCGGTGCGCCGCGGCGAGCAGGTCGTCACGTTGAAGGCCGAAGCGATCCTTCTGAACGAGCGCTGA
- the manA gene encoding mannose-6-phosphate isomerase, class I, with protein MNRLEGSIQAYAWGQLGAIATFLGSAPSGRPEAELWLGAHPAAPSRLGPTGRSLRDVIAEAPTPTLGPAVAARFGELPFLLKLLAADTPLSIQAHPSKAQAERGFADEEARQVPLATRNYKDANHKPELLVALGPFEALCGFRDAEESAALFDELGLVALARDLRTSGNKAVFERLLRQEGAASLVAEARAAAERAIAAGSAFQRTLEWTLELSRLYPADAGCITALLLNYVALEAGEGLYLPAGNLHAYLRGFGVEIMASSDNVLRGGLTPKHVDVDELLRVVDFDAAKVLPLRATVSGDSEVAWSTPAADFHLSRLTVDGTLRREPRGPEILLAESGTMTLAPASGGVGENRRDLTLQQGDAAFVAHDDGPYSLQGSGSLFRATVGDLS; from the coding sequence ATGAATCGACTCGAAGGCTCGATTCAGGCCTACGCGTGGGGACAGTTGGGCGCCATCGCGACCTTCTTGGGGAGCGCGCCCTCGGGAAGGCCAGAGGCCGAACTGTGGCTCGGCGCGCACCCGGCAGCGCCATCGCGATTGGGCCCCACGGGGCGCTCGCTGCGCGACGTCATCGCCGAAGCGCCAACGCCGACGCTCGGCCCGGCCGTCGCGGCGCGCTTTGGAGAGCTGCCGTTCCTCCTCAAGCTGCTGGCGGCTGACACGCCCCTCTCCATCCAGGCGCACCCGAGCAAGGCTCAGGCGGAGCGCGGCTTCGCCGACGAGGAAGCTCGTCAGGTCCCGCTGGCCACCCGCAACTACAAGGACGCGAACCACAAGCCGGAGCTCCTCGTCGCGCTCGGTCCCTTCGAGGCTCTGTGCGGCTTCCGTGACGCCGAGGAAAGTGCGGCGCTGTTCGATGAGCTCGGCCTCGTCGCGCTCGCCCGTGACCTCCGGACATCGGGCAACAAGGCCGTCTTCGAGCGGCTGCTTCGGCAAGAGGGAGCGGCGTCGCTGGTCGCGGAGGCGCGTGCTGCTGCGGAGCGCGCCATCGCCGCGGGGAGCGCCTTTCAACGCACGCTGGAGTGGACGCTCGAGCTTTCACGCCTTTACCCGGCGGACGCCGGCTGCATCACAGCGTTGCTCCTCAACTACGTGGCGCTCGAAGCCGGCGAAGGACTCTACCTGCCCGCGGGAAACCTCCACGCCTACCTCCGCGGCTTCGGTGTCGAGATCATGGCGAGCTCTGACAACGTGCTTCGCGGCGGCTTGACGCCAAAACACGTTGACGTCGATGAGCTGCTTCGGGTCGTGGACTTCGACGCGGCGAAGGTCTTGCCGCTTCGTGCGACGGTGAGCGGCGACAGCGAGGTCGCTTGGTCGACGCCGGCGGCGGACTTTCACCTCTCGCGCCTGACCGTCGATGGCACCTTGCGCCGAGAGCCCCGTGGGCCCGAGATCCTGCTCGCCGAGAGCGGCACGATGACGCTCGCCCCGGCATCGGGAGGCGTGGGCGAAAACCGCCGAGACCTCACGCTGCAACAAGGCGACGCGGCCTTCGTCGCACACGACGACGGCCCGTATTCGCTACAAGGAAGCGGCTCGCTCTTTCGCGCGACCGTCGGCGACCTTTCTTGA
- a CDS encoding NAD(P)-binding protein, with translation METVDHLVIGAGISGLSFASAIRQEAQRRGKAEPSLLVVEADREPGGYCKTVVKDGFVWDYSGHFFHFKHPEIEAWLRERMPGQEIRTVQKKSLVRFQDHDVDFPFQKNIHQLPRQDFIACLHDLYFRDEGAAAAAPGSRTASAASFKDMLYRRYGRGIAERFLIPYNEKLYACDLATLDVDAMGRFFPHADIADIVRNMKASDNASYNSTFTYPRGGAIEYVRAILSDVPETALAYGEALVAIDLRHRVARTTKRELRYRTLVSSAPLDRLAAMTSVAFDRSAFTYNRVLVFNLGFNKKGPKDVHWMYFPDKSLAFYRVGFYDNIFDTERMSLYVEIGCPKDGPVDVAGARAEVLAGLKRERLIDDHEVVAEHHVLMDPAYVHITAASMKETARLGQIFAAGGVYPVGRYGGWTYCSIEDNIVETRALAKVLGELA, from the coding sequence ATGGAAACCGTAGACCACCTCGTGATTGGCGCCGGCATCAGCGGTCTGAGCTTCGCCAGCGCCATCCGCCAAGAAGCCCAACGCCGCGGGAAGGCGGAGCCGTCACTCCTCGTCGTCGAGGCCGACAGGGAGCCCGGCGGCTACTGCAAGACCGTGGTCAAAGACGGGTTCGTCTGGGACTACTCGGGGCACTTCTTCCACTTCAAACACCCCGAGATCGAGGCGTGGCTCCGTGAGCGGATGCCGGGGCAAGAAATTCGGACGGTCCAGAAGAAGTCGCTCGTGCGGTTTCAGGACCACGACGTCGACTTCCCCTTCCAGAAGAACATCCACCAACTGCCGCGGCAGGACTTCATCGCGTGCCTCCACGACCTCTACTTTCGTGACGAGGGCGCGGCCGCCGCGGCCCCGGGCTCGCGAACGGCATCCGCCGCAAGCTTCAAGGACATGCTCTACCGCCGCTACGGCCGCGGCATCGCCGAGCGCTTCCTGATTCCCTACAACGAGAAGCTCTACGCCTGCGACCTTGCGACCCTCGACGTCGACGCCATGGGTCGATTCTTCCCGCACGCGGACATCGCGGACATCGTCCGCAACATGAAGGCGTCGGACAACGCCAGCTACAACTCGACCTTCACCTACCCGCGCGGTGGCGCCATCGAATACGTAAGGGCCATCTTGTCGGACGTGCCCGAGACGGCGCTCGCCTATGGCGAAGCCCTCGTGGCCATCGACCTCAGGCACCGCGTCGCCCGAACGACCAAGCGCGAGCTCCGCTACCGAACGCTCGTCAGCTCGGCGCCCCTCGACCGGCTGGCCGCCATGACGAGCGTGGCCTTCGATCGAAGCGCCTTCACGTACAACCGCGTGCTCGTCTTCAACTTGGGCTTCAACAAGAAGGGGCCCAAGGACGTCCACTGGATGTACTTCCCCGACAAGTCCCTCGCCTTCTATCGGGTTGGTTTCTACGACAACATCTTCGACACCGAGCGCATGAGCCTCTACGTCGAGATCGGTTGTCCCAAAGACGGCCCCGTGGATGTCGCCGGCGCGCGCGCCGAAGTCCTGGCCGGACTCAAGCGGGAGCGGCTCATCGACGACCACGAGGTCGTCGCCGAGCACCACGTGCTGATGGATCCGGCCTACGTCCACATCACTGCCGCTTCGATGAAGGAGACCGCGCGGCTGGGCCAGATCTTCGCGGCCGGCGGCGTTTACCCCGTCGGCCGCTATGGCGGTTGGACGTATTGCTCCATCGAGGACAACATCGTCGAGACGCGCGCCCTCGCCAAGGTCTTGGGCGAGCTCGCGTGA
- a CDS encoding CBS domain-containing protein yields the protein MTTSPHTVGLEQTMAQAHKMMREHRIRHLPVLHGGKLAGILSDGDLHLIETLRDVDPDKVLVEDAMTQTPYFVSPETPLDEVVAEMAEHKYGCAVIMQNQSVVGIFTTVDACRAFAEMLHTRLAK from the coding sequence ATGACGACCTCGCCCCATACCGTCGGGCTCGAGCAGACGATGGCTCAGGCGCACAAGATGATGCGCGAGCATCGCATTCGCCATCTGCCGGTGCTGCACGGGGGCAAGCTCGCGGGCATCCTCTCCGATGGCGACCTTCACCTCATCGAGACCCTGCGCGACGTCGACCCCGACAAAGTGCTCGTGGAGGACGCCATGACGCAGACGCCGTACTTTGTCTCGCCGGAGACTCCCCTTGATGAGGTCGTCGCCGAGATGGCGGAGCACAAGTACGGCTGCGCCGTGATCATGCAGAACCAGTCGGTGGTCGGCATCTTCACCACCGTCGACGCCTGTCGGGCCTTCGCGGAAATGCTCCACACGCGGCTCGCTAAGTAG
- a CDS encoding class I SAM-dependent methyltransferase has translation MNPFDRMYEGTPPWEIDRPQGAIASVASAIRGRVLDVGCGTGENTLLLASRGCSVVGVDAARAAIAAAMRKGAARGLSAQFAVHDALNVSSLGGTFDAVIDSGFFHTLSNDARADYANELAEVMATGATLYLLCFSELEPEWGGPRRVTEAELRATFTRPFFVESVEPARYETRDGGAHAHLARIVFIGAPIALPS, from the coding sequence ATGAACCCTTTCGATCGGATGTACGAAGGCACGCCGCCCTGGGAGATCGATCGCCCGCAGGGCGCCATTGCGTCAGTCGCCTCGGCGATTCGCGGGCGCGTCCTCGACGTCGGCTGCGGCACCGGCGAAAACACGCTGCTCTTGGCGTCGCGAGGTTGCTCCGTGGTCGGTGTCGACGCGGCCCGCGCGGCCATCGCCGCAGCGATGCGCAAGGGCGCGGCGCGCGGCCTCTCGGCTCAGTTTGCGGTGCACGACGCGCTCAACGTCAGCAGCCTCGGCGGAACCTTCGACGCCGTCATCGACAGCGGGTTCTTTCATACGCTCAGCAACGACGCGCGCGCCGACTACGCGAACGAACTGGCCGAAGTCATGGCCACCGGCGCAACGCTCTACCTCTTGTGCTTCAGCGAGCTGGAGCCCGAGTGGGGCGGGCCGCGCCGGGTCACGGAGGCCGAACTCCGCGCCACCTTCACGCGGCCTTTTTTCGTCGAATCCGTTGAGCCGGCACGCTACGAGACACGCGACGGTGGGGCGCACGCGCACCTCGCGCGCATCGTCTTCATCGGCGCCCCCATCGCCTTGCCGTCGTAG